One genomic region from Streptomyces sp. NBC_00582 encodes:
- a CDS encoding TetR/AcrR family transcriptional regulator, with protein MPYRDGMSARTRSEERRAEIVRAALEVIAERGYRGASLAAVAERVGLTQQGLLHHFPTKEALLVAVLKERDQWDAVPDTQWRVDLLTSLVEYNAMRPGIIQTFSALLGESVTEGHPAREYFTERYTGVRQTMAQALRAQFGDRLPNGLTPERTAPLLVAVMDGLQYQWLLDPESVDMPGAFRDFLRLLGEETGPDA; from the coding sequence ATGCCGTACCGTGACGGCATGAGCGCCAGAACCAGGAGCGAGGAGCGGCGGGCCGAGATCGTCCGGGCCGCCCTGGAGGTGATCGCCGAGCGCGGTTACCGGGGGGCGAGCCTCGCGGCGGTGGCCGAGCGGGTCGGACTGACCCAGCAGGGGCTGCTGCACCACTTCCCGACCAAGGAGGCGCTGCTGGTGGCCGTCCTGAAGGAACGCGACCAGTGGGACGCGGTTCCGGACACCCAGTGGCGGGTCGATCTGCTGACCTCGCTCGTCGAGTACAACGCGATGCGGCCCGGCATCATCCAGACCTTCTCGGCACTGCTCGGCGAGAGCGTGACGGAGGGGCACCCGGCGCGGGAGTACTTCACCGAGCGGTACACCGGCGTACGGCAGACCATGGCGCAGGCGCTGCGCGCCCAGTTCGGCGACCGCCTCCCGAACGGCCTCACGCCCGAGCGCACGGCCCCGCTGCTGGTCGCGGTGATGGACGGGCTGCAGTACCAGTGGCTGCTGGACCCCGAGTCGGTGGACATGCCGGGCGCGTTCCGGGACTTCCTGCGGCTGCTGGGCGAGGAAACGGGTCCTGACGCGTGA